One Centroberyx gerrardi isolate f3 chromosome 6, fCenGer3.hap1.cur.20231027, whole genome shotgun sequence genomic region harbors:
- the arrb1 gene encoding beta-arrestin-1 isoform X2 produces MGDKGTRVFKKASPNGKLTVYLGKRDFVDHVDLVEPVDGVVLIDPEYLKERKVFVTLTCAFRYGREDLDVLGLTFRKDLFVANIQAFPPVPEEKKSLTRLQERLIKKLGEHAYPFTFEIPLNLPCSVTLQPGPEDTGKACGVDFEVKAFCAENVEEKIHKRNSVRLVIRKVQYAPEKPGPQPMAETTRQFLMSDKPLHLEASLDKEIYYHGEPISVNVHVTNNTNKTVKKMKISVRQYADICLFNTAQYKCPVATEESDDFVAPSATFCKVFTLTPFLANNREKRGLALDGKLKHEDTNLASSTLLRDGANKEILGIIVSYKVKVKLVVSRGGILGDLAASDVSVELPFTLMHPKPLEESIYRDAPDEAPIDTNLIEFDTNDDDIIFEDFARQRLIGAKDEEDEEAADSPKLDDR; encoded by the exons ggTATTTAAGAAAGCCAGTCCCAATGGAAAG CTCACCGTCTATCTGGGGAAGAGGGACTTCGTGGACCATGTGGACCTGGTGGAGCCCGTCG acGGCGTCGTCCTGATCGACCCGGAGTAcctgaaggagagaaaag TGTTCGTGACGCTGACCTGTGCGTTCCGTTACGGCCGCGAGGACCTGGACGTCCTGGGTTTGACGTTTCGGAAGGACCTGTTTGTGGCGAACATCCAGGCCTTCCCTCCGGTGcctgaagagaagaagagtctCACTCGCCTTCAGGAGCGCCTCATTAAAAAACTCGGAGAACACGCCTACCCGTTCACCTTTGAG ATTCCCCTGAACCTGCCCTGCTCCGTCACCCTGCAGCCCGGCCCCGAGGACACTGGCAAG GCCTGCGGCGTCGACTTTGAAGTGAAAGCTTTCTGTGCAGAAAATGTTGAAGAAAAGATCCACAAAAG GAACTCGGTGCGGTTGGTGATCAGGAAGGTGCAGTACGCTCCAGAGAAACCAGGCCCACAGCCCATGGCAGAAACCACCAGGCAGTTCCTCATGTCAGACAAACCGCTTCACCTGGAGGCTTCTCTGGACAAAGAG atCTACTACCACGGCGAGCCCATCAGCGTCAACGTTCACGTCACCAACAACACTAACAAGACcgtgaagaagatgaagatcTCAG TGCGGCAGTACGCAGACATCTGCCTGTTCAACACCGCTCAGTACAAGTGTCCGGTGGCCACCGAGGAGTCCGA tgaTTTTGTGGCTCCGAGTGCGACTTTCTGTAAAGTTTTCACCCTCACTCCGTTCCTGGCCAACAACCGAGAGAAGCGCGGCCTGGCGCTGGACGGCAAACTGAAGCACGAGGACACGAACCTGGCGTCCAGCACGCT GTTGAGAGACGGAGCCAACAAGGAGATCCTCGGCATCATCGTGTCCTACAAGGTCAAAGTGAAGCTGGTCGTGTCTCGGGGCGG GATCCTGGGAGATCTGGCAGCGAG cGATGTTTCCGTCGAGCTTCCCTTCACACTGATGCACCCGAAGCCGCTAGAAGAATCGATCTACAGAGACG CTCCAGATGAAGCTCCGATAGACACAAACCTGATCGAGTTTGACACAAA cGACGACGACATCATCTTCGAGGACTTCGCTCGCCAGCGGCTGATCGGGGCGAAGgacgaggaggacgaggaggcgGCGGACTCGCCCAAACTCGACGACAGATAG
- the arrb1 gene encoding beta-arrestin-1 isoform X3, whose translation MGDKGTRVFKKASPNGKLTVYLGKRDFVDHVDLVEPVDGVVLIDPEYLKERKVFVTLTCAFRYGREDLDVLGLTFRKDLFVANIQAFPPVPEEKKSLTRLQERLIKKLGEHAYPFTFEIPLNLPCSVTLQPGPEDTGKACGVDFEVKAFCAENVEEKIHKRNSVRLVIRKVQYAPEKPGPQPMAETTRQFLMSDKPLHLEASLDKEIYYHGEPISVNVHVTNNTNKTVKKMKISVRQYADICLFNTAQYKCPVATEESDDFVAPSATFCKVFTLTPFLANNREKRGLALDGKLKHEDTNLASSTLLRDGANKEILGIIVSYKVKVKLVVSRGGDVSVELPFTLMHPKPLEESIYRDAPDEAPIDTNLIEFDTNDDDIIFEDFARQRLIGAKDEEDEEAADSPKLDDR comes from the exons ggTATTTAAGAAAGCCAGTCCCAATGGAAAG CTCACCGTCTATCTGGGGAAGAGGGACTTCGTGGACCATGTGGACCTGGTGGAGCCCGTCG acGGCGTCGTCCTGATCGACCCGGAGTAcctgaaggagagaaaag TGTTCGTGACGCTGACCTGTGCGTTCCGTTACGGCCGCGAGGACCTGGACGTCCTGGGTTTGACGTTTCGGAAGGACCTGTTTGTGGCGAACATCCAGGCCTTCCCTCCGGTGcctgaagagaagaagagtctCACTCGCCTTCAGGAGCGCCTCATTAAAAAACTCGGAGAACACGCCTACCCGTTCACCTTTGAG ATTCCCCTGAACCTGCCCTGCTCCGTCACCCTGCAGCCCGGCCCCGAGGACACTGGCAAG GCCTGCGGCGTCGACTTTGAAGTGAAAGCTTTCTGTGCAGAAAATGTTGAAGAAAAGATCCACAAAAG GAACTCGGTGCGGTTGGTGATCAGGAAGGTGCAGTACGCTCCAGAGAAACCAGGCCCACAGCCCATGGCAGAAACCACCAGGCAGTTCCTCATGTCAGACAAACCGCTTCACCTGGAGGCTTCTCTGGACAAAGAG atCTACTACCACGGCGAGCCCATCAGCGTCAACGTTCACGTCACCAACAACACTAACAAGACcgtgaagaagatgaagatcTCAG TGCGGCAGTACGCAGACATCTGCCTGTTCAACACCGCTCAGTACAAGTGTCCGGTGGCCACCGAGGAGTCCGA tgaTTTTGTGGCTCCGAGTGCGACTTTCTGTAAAGTTTTCACCCTCACTCCGTTCCTGGCCAACAACCGAGAGAAGCGCGGCCTGGCGCTGGACGGCAAACTGAAGCACGAGGACACGAACCTGGCGTCCAGCACGCT GTTGAGAGACGGAGCCAACAAGGAGATCCTCGGCATCATCGTGTCCTACAAGGTCAAAGTGAAGCTGGTCGTGTCTCGGGGCGG cGATGTTTCCGTCGAGCTTCCCTTCACACTGATGCACCCGAAGCCGCTAGAAGAATCGATCTACAGAGACG CTCCAGATGAAGCTCCGATAGACACAAACCTGATCGAGTTTGACACAAA cGACGACGACATCATCTTCGAGGACTTCGCTCGCCAGCGGCTGATCGGGGCGAAGgacgaggaggacgaggaggcgGCGGACTCGCCCAAACTCGACGACAGATAG
- the LOC139925049 gene encoding olfactory receptor 52L1-like — protein sequence MQRVFFFQRPEGAVKDVFQLAAQARSVEQEWQPFLRHAYENSQDVGAFQSTLLVWMALDRYFAICMPLCCHKYMALPGFLRFVIPPLIRNFLLNTLMVSLAGTLSFCLRNVMDHCFCEHMALVQLACGNTSANNLVGLLTAFLIPVADFIFIAASYVIIFSSVFRSGRSGVKALHTCVTHIVVITVSLTFALTVFLSYRIRNGLSPASRVFLSTMYLLFPSCFNPIIYGIRTTEIRQQILRLLKCPHFVNIVPYS from the exons ATGCAacgggtgttttttttccagcgaCCAGAGGGGGCAGTAAAGGACGTTTTCCAGCTCGCCGCACAGGCAAGAAGCGTAGAAcaagagtggcagccatttctAAGACATGCATACGAAAACAGCCAGGACGTTGGCGCTTTCCAGTCCACATTGTTAGTGTGGATGGCGCTGGATCGCTACTTCGCCATCTGCATGCCGCTCTGCTGCCACAAGTACATGGCTTTACCAGGCTTCCTCAGATTCGTGATCCCCCCTTTGATCAGAAATTTTCTTCTGAACACCTTGATGGTGAGTCTGGCGGGAACGCTGTCGTTCTGCCTCAGGAACGTGATGGATCACTGTTTCTGCGAGCACATGGCCTTAGTGCAGCTGGCCTGCGGAAACACCTCCGCCAACAACCTGGTGGGGCTGCTGACCGCCTTCCTCATCCCCGTGGCTGACTTTATCTTCATCGCCGCGTCTTATGTGATCATATTCAGCTCCGTGTTCAGGTCTGGGAGGTCGGGGGTCAAAGCCCTCCACACCTGTGTGACTCACATCGTCGTCATCACCGTCAGCCTCACCTTTGCGCTGACCGTTTTCCTGTCGTATCGAATCAGAAACGGCCTCTCTCCGGCCAGCCGGGTCTTTCTCAGCACAATGTATTTGCTCTTCCCAAGTTGTTTTAACCCCATT atctaCGGCATCAGAACCACAGAAATACGGCAGCAGATCCTGAGGTTGCTGAAGTGTCCTCACTTTGTCAACATTGTTCCATATTCATAA
- the LOC139925046 gene encoding olfactory receptor 52E2, translating to MNNSVSTVTVIFTVYGPPGPYNLAFFIFIFVLYMSILCINLFLVLVICIESSLHRPMYILLVNLAISGVIGSSSVCPPIMKYLLMEKQESSLEGCLTQVFFSNVYGCWVYCILALMAYDRYVSICKPLQYHSIMTPTKVKLLLAVVYLIPCSFIAVQVYLTSRIQLCKHTIDKLLCDNLAVVNLSCEKSTVINVYGLFLIFCLIILPFLLVVLSYIHILMVSLKTSKESQKKALGTCTPHLVTFINFSVASFFGVIYNRLSLSLPRAVNIFISMNFVVIPPLLHPIIYGIKTQEIQCSIYKIITWKFRQF from the coding sequence ATGAACAATTCTGTTTCCACAGTCACTGTCATCTTCACAGTATATGGACCACCTGGTCCATataatttagcattttttatatTCATCTTTGTTCTGTACATGTCAATATTGTGTATTAACCTTTTTCTTGTGCTGGTTATTTGTATTGAGTCGAGCCTTCACAGACCTATGTACATCCTTTTGGTCAACTTGGCCATAAGTGGAGTGATAGGTAgttcatctgtctgtccacctaTCATGAAATATCTTCTTATGGAAAAGCAGGAAAGTTCTCTTGAAGGATGTTTAACACAGGTATTTTTCAGCAATGTCTATGGCTGCTGGGTGTATTGCATCTTAGCTCTGATGGCCTATGACAGATATGTTTCTATTTGTAAGCCCTTGCAGTACCACTCCATAATGACACCTACTAAAGTCAAGCTTTTACTGGCAGTGGTATATTTAATTCCATGCTCATTTATAGCAGTCCAGGTATATCTGACTTCAAGAATTCaactgtgcaaacacacaatTGATAAGCTTTTATGTGATAACCTTGCAGTTGTGAATCTTTCCTGTGAAAAAAGCACTGTTATCAATGTCTATGGTCTATTTTTAATATTCTGTCTGATTATTCTACCTTTTCTTCTAGTTGTTCTTTCATATATCCATATTTTAATGGTCAGCCTTAAAACCTCAAAGGAGTCTCAAAAGAAAGCATTAGGCACATGCACTCCTCACCTGGTGACATTTATTAATTTCTCTGTGGCTTCTTTTTTTGGTGTAATTTATAATCGTTTAAGTCTTAGTCTTCCAAGAGCGGTAAACATATTTATATCTATGAACTTTGTTGTCATTCCTCCTTTATTGCATCCAATAATTTATGGTATCAAAACACAAGAGATCCAATGTAGCatatacaaaataataacatgGAAATTTAGACAGTTTTGA
- the arrb1 gene encoding beta-arrestin-1 isoform X1 — MGDKGTRVFKKASPNGKLTVYLGKRDFVDHVDLVEPVDGVVLIDPEYLKERKVFVTLTCAFRYGREDLDVLGLTFRKDLFVANIQAFPPVPEEKKSLTRLQERLIKKLGEHAYPFTFEIPLNLPCSVTLQPGPEDTGKACGVDFEVKAFCAENVEEKIHKRNSVRLVIRKVQYAPEKPGPQPMAETTRQFLMSDKPLHLEASLDKEIYYHGEPISVNVHVTNNTNKTVKKMKISVRQYADICLFNTAQYKCPVATEESDDFVAPSATFCKVFTLTPFLANNREKRGLALDGKLKHEDTNLASSTLLRDGANKEILGIIVSYKVKVKLVVSRGGILGDLAASDVSVELPFTLMHPKPLEESIYRDGETAPDEAPIDTNLIEFDTNDDDIIFEDFARQRLIGAKDEEDEEAADSPKLDDR, encoded by the exons ggTATTTAAGAAAGCCAGTCCCAATGGAAAG CTCACCGTCTATCTGGGGAAGAGGGACTTCGTGGACCATGTGGACCTGGTGGAGCCCGTCG acGGCGTCGTCCTGATCGACCCGGAGTAcctgaaggagagaaaag TGTTCGTGACGCTGACCTGTGCGTTCCGTTACGGCCGCGAGGACCTGGACGTCCTGGGTTTGACGTTTCGGAAGGACCTGTTTGTGGCGAACATCCAGGCCTTCCCTCCGGTGcctgaagagaagaagagtctCACTCGCCTTCAGGAGCGCCTCATTAAAAAACTCGGAGAACACGCCTACCCGTTCACCTTTGAG ATTCCCCTGAACCTGCCCTGCTCCGTCACCCTGCAGCCCGGCCCCGAGGACACTGGCAAG GCCTGCGGCGTCGACTTTGAAGTGAAAGCTTTCTGTGCAGAAAATGTTGAAGAAAAGATCCACAAAAG GAACTCGGTGCGGTTGGTGATCAGGAAGGTGCAGTACGCTCCAGAGAAACCAGGCCCACAGCCCATGGCAGAAACCACCAGGCAGTTCCTCATGTCAGACAAACCGCTTCACCTGGAGGCTTCTCTGGACAAAGAG atCTACTACCACGGCGAGCCCATCAGCGTCAACGTTCACGTCACCAACAACACTAACAAGACcgtgaagaagatgaagatcTCAG TGCGGCAGTACGCAGACATCTGCCTGTTCAACACCGCTCAGTACAAGTGTCCGGTGGCCACCGAGGAGTCCGA tgaTTTTGTGGCTCCGAGTGCGACTTTCTGTAAAGTTTTCACCCTCACTCCGTTCCTGGCCAACAACCGAGAGAAGCGCGGCCTGGCGCTGGACGGCAAACTGAAGCACGAGGACACGAACCTGGCGTCCAGCACGCT GTTGAGAGACGGAGCCAACAAGGAGATCCTCGGCATCATCGTGTCCTACAAGGTCAAAGTGAAGCTGGTCGTGTCTCGGGGCGG GATCCTGGGAGATCTGGCAGCGAG cGATGTTTCCGTCGAGCTTCCCTTCACACTGATGCACCCGAAGCCGCTAGAAGAATCGATCTACAGAGACGGTGAGA CAGCTCCAGATGAAGCTCCGATAGACACAAACCTGATCGAGTTTGACACAAA cGACGACGACATCATCTTCGAGGACTTCGCTCGCCAGCGGCTGATCGGGGCGAAGgacgaggaggacgaggaggcgGCGGACTCGCCCAAACTCGACGACAGATAG
- the arrb1 gene encoding beta-arrestin-1 isoform X4 yields MGDKGTRVFKKASPNGKLTVYLGKRDFVDHVDLVEPVDGVVLIDPEYLKERKVFVTLTCAFRYGREDLDVLGLTFRKDLFVANIQAFPPVPEEKKSLTRLQERLIKKLGEHAYPFTFEIPLNLPCSVTLQPGPEDTGKACGVDFEVKAFCAENVEEKIHKRNSVRLVIRKVQYAPEKPGPQPMAETTRQFLMSDKPLHLEASLDKEIYYHGEPISVNVHVTNNTNKTVKKMKISVRQYADICLFNTAQYKCPVATEESDDFVAPSATFCKVFTLTPFLANNREKRGLALDGKLKHEDTNLASSTLLRDGANKEILGIIVSYKVKVKLVVSRGGDVSVELPFTLMHPKPLEESIYRDDEAPIDTNLIEFDTK; encoded by the exons ggTATTTAAGAAAGCCAGTCCCAATGGAAAG CTCACCGTCTATCTGGGGAAGAGGGACTTCGTGGACCATGTGGACCTGGTGGAGCCCGTCG acGGCGTCGTCCTGATCGACCCGGAGTAcctgaaggagagaaaag TGTTCGTGACGCTGACCTGTGCGTTCCGTTACGGCCGCGAGGACCTGGACGTCCTGGGTTTGACGTTTCGGAAGGACCTGTTTGTGGCGAACATCCAGGCCTTCCCTCCGGTGcctgaagagaagaagagtctCACTCGCCTTCAGGAGCGCCTCATTAAAAAACTCGGAGAACACGCCTACCCGTTCACCTTTGAG ATTCCCCTGAACCTGCCCTGCTCCGTCACCCTGCAGCCCGGCCCCGAGGACACTGGCAAG GCCTGCGGCGTCGACTTTGAAGTGAAAGCTTTCTGTGCAGAAAATGTTGAAGAAAAGATCCACAAAAG GAACTCGGTGCGGTTGGTGATCAGGAAGGTGCAGTACGCTCCAGAGAAACCAGGCCCACAGCCCATGGCAGAAACCACCAGGCAGTTCCTCATGTCAGACAAACCGCTTCACCTGGAGGCTTCTCTGGACAAAGAG atCTACTACCACGGCGAGCCCATCAGCGTCAACGTTCACGTCACCAACAACACTAACAAGACcgtgaagaagatgaagatcTCAG TGCGGCAGTACGCAGACATCTGCCTGTTCAACACCGCTCAGTACAAGTGTCCGGTGGCCACCGAGGAGTCCGA tgaTTTTGTGGCTCCGAGTGCGACTTTCTGTAAAGTTTTCACCCTCACTCCGTTCCTGGCCAACAACCGAGAGAAGCGCGGCCTGGCGCTGGACGGCAAACTGAAGCACGAGGACACGAACCTGGCGTCCAGCACGCT GTTGAGAGACGGAGCCAACAAGGAGATCCTCGGCATCATCGTGTCCTACAAGGTCAAAGTGAAGCTGGTCGTGTCTCGGGGCGG cGATGTTTCCGTCGAGCTTCCCTTCACACTGATGCACCCGAAGCCGCTAGAAGAATCGATCTACAGAGACG ATGAAGCTCCGATAGACACAAACCTGATCGAGTTTGACACAAAgtaa
- the LOC139925050 gene encoding olfactory receptor 51E2-like, giving the protein MLEASEGRNFSHSRFVFLGFPELQRHRRLLSLPAAASYLSVLVGNSLLVFVIRSVASLHGPMYVLISGLCVVDVVVATAIVPNMLLSLLFDRDEISLAGCLAQMFFTHFLSSVESTLLLAMALDRYVAICHPLRYGEIINSSMFLKLALFTLVRSGSIMLTLVGLAGSLPFCGSNVIRHCYCDHMALVSLACGSTDRNDAVGLAVIVCFVGVDISLIVFSYVKILSVVLRAAAGEDRWKAFHTCGTHLIVMMSFYLVGSVTFLSRSLDIPIPTDVNTFMGLMYILFPATVNPIIYGVRTREIRNGFFKMFKIRANKIITVKVSTIKVSPTVKGQI; this is encoded by the coding sequence ATGTTGGAAGCGTCCGAGGGAAGGAACTTCTCCCACAGCAGGTTTGTGTTCCTGGGTTTCCCGGAGCTGCAGAGGCACCGCCGCCTGCTGTCGCTGCCGGCCGCCGCCTCCTACCTGTCGGTGCTGGTGGGAAACTCTCTGCTGGTGTTCGTCATCCGGAGCGTGGCGAGCCTCCACGGCCCCATGTACGTCCTCATCTCGGGGCTGTGCGTCGTCGACGTCGTCGTGGCTACGGCCATCGTCCCCAACATGCTGCTGAGCCTCCTGTTCGACCGGGACGAGATCTCGCTGGCCGGCTGCTTGGCTCAGATGTTTTTCACTCACTTCTTGTCGTCCGTGGAGTCGACTCTGCTCCTGGCGATGGCTCTGGACCGCTACGTGGCCATCTGCCACCCGCTGCGTTACGGCGAGATCATCaactcctccatgtttctcaaACTGGCGCTCTTCACTCTGGTTCGGAGCGGCTCCATCATGCTCACGCTGGTCGGTTTGGCGGGCTCGCTGCCGTTCTGCGGCTCCAACGTGATTCGTCACTGCTACTGCGACCACATGGCGCTGGTCAGCCTGGCGTGCGGCAGCACGGACAGGAACGACGCCGTGGGCTTGGCTGTGATCGTGTGCTTCGTGGGCGTGGACATTTCCCTCATCGTCTTCTCCTACGTGAAGATCCTGAGCGTCGTCCTGCGGGCGGCGGCCGGCGAGGATCGCTGGAAGGCGTTTCACACCTGCGGGACTCACCTGATCGTCATGATGAGTTTCTACCTGGTGGGGAGCGTCACGTTCCTCTCCCGCAGTCTGGACATTCCCATACCGACCGATGTTAACACCTTCATGGGACTAATGTACATTCTCTTCCCGGCAACCGTCAATCCAATCATCTATGGAGTTCGAACCAGAGAAATAAGAAatggattttttaaaatgtttaaaatcagagcaaacaaaataattactgTAAAGGTTTCAACAATAAAGGTTTCTCCCACCGTAAAAGGGCAGATATGA